One genomic region from Salvia hispanica cultivar TCC Black 2014 chromosome 2, UniMelb_Shisp_WGS_1.0, whole genome shotgun sequence encodes:
- the LOC125205985 gene encoding uncharacterized protein LOC125205985 isoform X2: MFVGIWSKGCVQRAVCCLGFLLSMLGADFCAGHPEAVGARGVEVGADKIFSQEVGRGIGGLQVADSLAIGPSIKEFGLKRK, encoded by the exons ATGTTTGTTGGGATTTGGTCAAAGGGGTGTGTGCAGAGAGCAGTCTGCTGTCTTGGCTTCTTGCTAAGTATGTTGGGAGCAGATTTTTGTGCAG GACACCCTGAAGCTGTCGGTGCAAGAGGGGTTGAGGTTGGAgctgataaaatattttcacag GAAGTGGGAAGGGGGATAGGTGGGCTTCAAGTGGCTGATTCTCTAGCTATTGGGCCAAGCATAAAAGAATTTGGGCTCAAGAGAAAATAG
- the LOC125205985 gene encoding uncharacterized protein LOC125205985 isoform X1, which produces MFVGIWSKGCVQRAVCCLGFLLSMLGADFCAGGGSAILSSELAPFFKSSLGHPEAVGARGVEVGADKIFSQEVGRGIGGLQVADSLAIGPSIKEFGLKRK; this is translated from the exons ATGTTTGTTGGGATTTGGTCAAAGGGGTGTGTGCAGAGAGCAGTCTGCTGTCTTGGCTTCTTGCTAAGTATGTTGGGAGCAGATTTTTGTGCAGGTGGGGGATCAGCTATTTTGAGCTCGGagttggctccctttttcaaGTCTTCTTTAG GACACCCTGAAGCTGTCGGTGCAAGAGGGGTTGAGGTTGGAgctgataaaatattttcacag GAAGTGGGAAGGGGGATAGGTGGGCTTCAAGTGGCTGATTCTCTAGCTATTGGGCCAAGCATAAAAGAATTTGGGCTCAAGAGAAAATAG
- the LOC125206617 gene encoding protein SRC2 homolog, whose protein sequence is MECRKFEIIIVSADNLPDVRSFGRMKVYAEVSINGEPDTSRLTTVDTEGETNPRWNFPLEYTIEEASLQNPELVVGVKLYCERTLGDRYIGEVNISVKGLFDYGPRGENVLSYTVDGAGNGKLNILYSFGNKFMAPKPSFGEKVLDVGLSVMEQGTLFFLSEDV, encoded by the coding sequence ATGGAGTGCAGAAAATTCGAAATAATCATTGTTTCGGCCGACAATCTTCCAGACGTCCGGAGCTTTGGGAGGATGAAAGTCTACGCGGAGGTGTCTATCAATGGAGAACCCGACACAAGCAGGCTTACCACTGTAGACACGGAAGGAGAGACAAATCCTAGATGGAACTTCCCTCTCGAATACACGATTGAGGAGGCCTCTCTCCAGAATCCGGAATTGGTGGTTGGGGTGAAGCTCTATTGTGAGAGGACACTGGGAGATAGGTATATCGGTGAGGTGAATATATCGGTCAAGGGTCTCTTTGACTATGGACCTAGGGGTGAAAATGTGTTGAGCTACACCGTGGATGGGGCTGGGAACGGGAAGCTTAACATTTTGTATAGTTTTGGAAACAAGTTTATGGCACCAAAGCCCTCCTTTGGAGAGAAGGTGCTTGATGTTGGGCTCAGCGTGATGGAACAAGGGACGTTGTTCTTCTTATCTGAAGACGTTTAA